The Gouania willdenowi chromosome 7, fGouWil2.1, whole genome shotgun sequence genome includes a window with the following:
- the icmt gene encoding protein-S-isoprenylcysteine O-methyltransferase, giving the protein MAGGKLVLEGRVSVKCFLLGLSVLVIPFIKTCFGNLDWVFDYLTETPGKIAICVHIAVVNGLLLVLYRGPLYKVAVRACFLGVTFGCGLILSFSDTSWTHFGWYMCSLSFFHYSEYLVTAIINPRTLSLDSFLLNHSVEYTLAAVSSWLEFTVEKLIVPELKQLRWLSLLGLLMVLCGEFLRKAAMLTAGSNFNHIVQNEKAQSHVLITSGVYSFFRHPSYVGWFYWSIGTQVVLCNPVCIMGYTIATWQFFRERIEEEELFLIHFFAEDYVEYKKKVPTGLPFISGIRVN; this is encoded by the exons ATGGCAGGCGGTAAGTTGGTGCTAGAAGGCAGAGTCAGTGTCAAATGCTTTCTTTTAGGGCTCAGCGTGCTTGTTATACCTTTCATCAAAACCTGCTTTGGAAACCTCGACTGGGTCTTTGATTATTTGACCGAAACACCGGGAAAAATCGCCATTTGTGTCCACATAGCGGTTGTTAACGGCCTCTTGCTAGTATTATACAGAGGACCACTGTACAAG GTTGCAGTCAGAGCCTGTTTTCTAGGAGTGACTTTTGGCTGTGGCTTGATTCTGAGCTTCTCTGATACCAGCTGGACACATTTTGGCTG GTACATGTGCTCTCTCTCCTTCTTCCATTACTCTGAATACTTGGTGACGGCCATCATCAACCCTCGCACTTTGTCGTTGGACTCGTTTCTTCTGAACCACAGTGTGGAGTACACTCTAGCTGCTGTCTCCTCATGGCTGGAGTTCACTGTGGAGAAGCTGATAGTTCCAg AACTGAAGCAGCTAAGATGGCTGAGCTTGCTGGGTCTCCTGATGGTCCTGTGTGGGGAGTTTCTACGAAAGGCCGCTATGCTGACAGCTGGTTCCAACTTTAACCACATAGTCCAGAATGAGAAGGCTCAGAGCCACGTGCTGATCACCAGTGGGGTCTACTCCTTCTTCAGACACCCGTCCTATGTGGGCTGGTTCTACTGGAGCATAGGAACACAG GTCGTGTTGTGTAACCCTGTGTGCATCATGGGCTACACAATAGCCACCTGGCAATTCTTCCGGGAGCGGATAGAGGAAGAGGAGCTTTTCCTCATACACTTCTTTGCTGAGGACTATGTTGAGTACAAGAAGAAGGTCCCCACCGGCCTGCCTTTCATTTCAGGCATTCGGGTCAACTAG